A region of the Andreesenia angusta genome:
TACAAGGAGGAACGGATATGAGCAAATTTACAATACCTGAAAACTACAAGTCTAGGCTAGATGTGATAGAAACAGAGGTGGCCATAAAGAATATAAAGGACTATTTCGAGAGAGAGCTGGCAGTAGCTTTAAAGCTAACAAGGGTTTCAGCGCCCCTTTTTGTAAGAACTAACTCAGGCCTGAACGACAATCTAAATGGAGTTGAAAAGCCAGTTTCCTTTAAATTAAAAAACGACAACGATGCCCAGATAGAGATAGTCCACTCTCTTGCCAAGTGGAAGAGACTTGCCCTTGAGAAGTATGGCTTCAAAGCTCCAAATGGAATATACACAGATATGAACGCCATAAGGGCGGATGAGGAGTTTGACAATACACACTCTATCTACGTAGACCAGTGGGACTGGGAAAAAGTCATAACTGCGGAAGACAGGACACTAGACTACCTCAAGAGCATAGTCGAAGACATATATGAAGTGTTCCTTAAGACCGAGGACTTTATATACAGCATATACAGTGAGTATGACAAGTTCCTTCCAAAGGAGATCTTCTTCATAACTTCACAGGAACTAGAGGACAGATATCCTTCTCTCACACCTGACGAGAGGGAGAACGAGCTTGCAAAAGAAAAGGGAGCTATCTTCATAATGCAGATAGGGAAGACTTTGCTCTCTGGAGAAAAGCACGACGGTAGAGCGCCTGACTACGATGACTGGGAGCTGAATGGAGACCTGATACTCTGGAATCCTGTACTTGGAAGAGCGCTTGAACTATCCTCTATGGGAATAAGGGTCGACTCTGAATCTCTTAAAAGACAGCTTGCGCTTTCTGGATGTGAAGACAGACTGGAGCTTGAATACCATAGACTTCTGTCCGAAGACAAGCTTCCGCTCACTATAGGTGGAGGGATAGGGCAGTCTAGGATATGCATGTTCTTCCTTCAAAAAGCCCACATAGGGGAAGTCCAAGCTTCTGTTTGGCCGAAAGAAATGATTGAAGTATGTGAATCCAGCAATATTCATCTACTTTAAAAGAGGTGAGTGAATATGAAAAAGATAAATATTTACTTTATGCTTCTTGGAGTTGGGATAGGCGCTTTGATATCAGGGCTGGCTCTTAAGATGTATCCTGTTCCTAAAGTGGAGATAACCGATCAAGAGGTGATTGAGAGAGCTAAGGACCTAGGTATGGTTGGGATGAAAGAGCATATAGAGAAAAGCTCGGCCCAGAAAGAGTCGGAAGCCGAAGCGGTAGATGAGCAGCCACTGCCTATTGAAGCTAGTATAGCTGTGACCCAAGGGGAGGGCAGCGAAGCAGTGGCTGACAAGCTCTTAAGCGCAAAGCTTATAGAGGATAAGAATGACTTTGTCTTGTTTGTGTCTGAAAAAAAGGCTGGAAGAAGCTTCAGGCAAGGCACTTATACTATAAAGTCAGGCTCTAGCTATGATGAAATTCTAAGCATACTTACAAAAGGTGTTTACCGATATGATCAATAGCGTTTTCAAATCAAAAGCAGCCTTGATATTTTGTAAAACTATATTTGCAGTGGCGCTACCTATAGCGCTGCTGCTCTCTACAGTCAGCTATGTATCCTCTAATCTAGATTTCTATAGGGACAGGTTCAGAGAAAACAAGATCTCAGACACAACAGGGCTCAGTGAACAAGCGCTTTTGAGCGTCTCTGAGGAAATAGTCAAATACTTACAAGGAGAGCGAGACAACTTCGATATAACACTTGAAGATGGAATTGAACTGTTTGGAGAGCGTGAAAAACTTCATATGGAAGATGTCAGGGTCCTCTTTGACGTGGGAATCATTGTCAGGAATTTATCTATGTTGTTGTCTATTCTCGCTTTTTTATGTATACTGTATGTGGATAGACGTGAAGCTGGGAACGCACTTGTAGTTTCATTCTGCTTTACTCTGCTCGTCATAGTTACGCTAGGAATGTTCATAGCTTTGGACTTCGAAAAGACTTTCACCGTTTTCCACCTTATGCTGTTTGACAACGACCTCTGGCTTCTAGATCCTAGAACCGATCTTCTCATTAAGATGTTGCCGCTAGACTTCTTTTACAAGATGGCCTACAGGATACTGGTTCTGTTCGGGATAGAGGTTTCCGCTGTGCTGGGACTTGGCCTCTTGGGCAGGAGATTGTTTAAATCGAGCTGATTGTTTTTCTCCGCAGAGGGTAATATTAATATATAGTTGCTTTTAAAAGGAGGAATTCACATGAAAAAAGTAATAGCTTTGATGGCAAGCCCAAACAAGGGAAAGAACACGGATACTCTGGTAGATAAGTTCCTAGAGGGGATTTCAGATTCTGGAGAAAAAGTTGAGATAAAGAAATATGTCATAAGGGATATGAACATAGGATTTTGCATAGGGTGCAATTACTGCGAAAAAACAGGGAACTGCTTCCAGGACGACGATATGAACGAGCTCTATGAAGCTTTTGATTCAAGCGATGGAATCATACTGGGAAGCCCTATTTACTTTGGCGGAATAACTACTTATGGAAAGCTAATGATAGATAGATGCCAGATATACTGGTCTAGTAAGTATGTACTTGGGGAGTCTTCGATAGATAGAGGCAAGAAGAGATTTGGAGCCTTCATATCTACAGTTGGAGCTCCGGAGAAATACTCTAATTTCACAGGAAGCCAGCAAGTCGCATCTGTTTTCTTTAAGTCCATCAACACCGAGCAAAATCAGGCTATTTATGTAGCTAACACAGATGAGCAGAAGACGTGGGAAAACGCAGAACTTCTAGAAGATGTCTATCAAAAGGGAAAGGCTTTCTTTGAAGGCTTTTAGATAAGTACTGTTTTAAAATACACTTAAGGATAGGGGTTTTTTTATGAAAAATAAGTTACCGATAGCGCTTTCAAACAGACATGTGCACTTAAGCGAGAGTGACCTGGAGAAGCTTTTTGGCGGAGGACATTCCCTCTGCGAACTGAAAAGTCTTTCTCAGCCTGGACAATTTGCATGTGAAGAAAAGGTGGACTTGGTTGGACCGAGGGGAACTATACCAGGAGTTAGAGTTCTAGGTCCAACTAGAGACATTACTCAAGTGGAGATATCTTTCGCAGATGCCAGAAAACTCGGTGTAGACGCTCCTGTGAAAGAATCTGGCGATATAGAGGGCTCTCCTGGCCTTAAACTTGTGGGTCCGAACGGAGAAGTGGATATGGAGCAAGGTGCTATAGTGGCCGCAAGGCATATACACTTCAGCGATAAGGATGCTGAGGAATTCGGCGTTTCGGACGGCGAGAAAGTCAAGATCAAAACAAGCGGCGACAGATCTCTTGTGTTTGAAAATGTGACTGTGAGGGTTTCTCCGAAGTACTCTCTAGAGATGCACGTGGATCTAGAGGAGGGGAATGCTGCAGGAGTATCTAATGGAGATCTGGTAGAGATAATACGATAGGGGGCTTACTGATATGAAAAATCTAGCAAGCTATATAGACCACACTATACTGAAGGCCGATGCGAGCATGAAAGAAATAGACAAGGTCTGTGACGAAGCATTGGAGCATGGATTCGCCTCTGTATGTGTGAATCCGTATTACGTCAGACATGTCTCTGGCAGGCTAAGCGGAGAGGTGAAGACCACTTCAGTCATAGGCTTCCCACTGGGAGCTAATAGGAGTGAAGTCAAAGCGCTGGAAGCTAGCTTGGCGATAGAGGATGGTGCAGACGAGCTTGACATGGTCATGAATATATGTGCTCTTAAAAACAAGGACTACGATATTGTGCAAAGCGATATCATGAGTGTAGTAAATGTATCGAAAGGAAAAGCTATACTTAAGGTGATAATAGAGACATCGCTTTTGAACGAAGAGGAAAAAGTCAAAGCTTGCGAGATATGCAGAGACTGCTATGTGGACTTTGTAAAGACTTCAACTGGATTTAGTACAGGGGGAGCCACTGTGGCAGATGTGGCTTTGATGAAGAACATAGTCGGAGACGGTATAGGTGTCAAGGCTTCTGGAGGAGTAAGAGACAGTGAGACAGCTTTGAAAATGATAGATGCAGGAGCTACTAGGATAGGGGCAAGCGCCTCTGTAGACATAGTAAGCGGAAGCATCTCTAAAGATGAACCGGAAAGTAAATACTAGCGATTTACTTTCCGGTTTTTTTATTTGATTCAAAAAAACTGGGTATAAGTACTAGGCTATATAAATTAACTTTAAAGGAGGAGCCGGAAATTTCGGCGCTTGAAAATATGGAAGACAAAAAAGGAATACTACTTGAAACAGGTACTGGAGAAATGGAGATACTGGAGTTTACTGTTAAAGACTCCCACTACGCCATAAACGTCATAAAGGTTAAGGAGATACTGGAGGTTGAGTCTTTCAGCAAAGTGCCTAAGTCGGATCCTGCTGTGCTCGGCATGGCCCTTATAAGGGGCGAGGTCATACCCCTTATAGACATGAGCGTTGTGCTAGAGGATGAGTTCAAGGACAGAAGCCAGAAGTTCAAGATACTGCTATGCGAATTCAATCACCTTAAGGTGGGATTCGTGGTGGACCAGGTGCTGGGGATACACCGTATTGGATGGGATGCCATAAAGAAGCCTACCTACGTAAACGATGTGAACAGCTCCCTTGTGATAGGGAATATAACGTTCAACGAAAGGATATTGATGCTTTTAGACTTCGAAAAAATCGTTACAGACATATCTCCGTCTACTGGAATAAATGCCGAGAGGATAGGTCAGATAGCCCCAAAGGACAGAAGCAAGGTCAAGCTGGTACTGTCGGACGACTCGACACTTATAAGGCAGCTGCTTAGAGATGTGCTGACCGAAGCTGGCTTTGTCAACATGAGATTCTTTGACGACGGAAAACAGGCTCTCGATCACTTGTCAAATCTTGCAAGTCAAAAAGGAGAGTCTTTTATGGATGATGTGGATATACTTATCACAGATATCGAGATGCCTCAGATGGATGGCCACACTCTCACTAGAAAGGTCAAAGAAGACCCTATACTCAGAAAGCTTCCTGTCATAATATTCTCTTCTCTTATAACTGACGATCTCAAGCACAAAGGCGACTCCGTTCAGGCCGACGCTCAGATGAGCAAGCCTGAAGTTGGAAAGCTGGTGGAGCTTATAGACGGATTTGTAAGACATAAGTATAGATAAAGTAGTGCAGAAAAGACAAGTCTCTGGAGATGATTGAAAAAAGCTCCTAGAGGCTTGTCTTTTTAAGATATAACCTTTGAAAACCAGTTAAAAAATGCGGAACTGAGTTATACAAAATGTATATTTTGTATAACTGGTGGCGAAACAGAGAGGAGTTGTGGTATTATATGTATAAGGAAGGTGATTCTATGAACGAATACGATATACCGCTTGTGCTCGAAGACTTTTTAAACTACATAGAGACTATAAAGGGCAAGTCGGAAAATACAGCTAAGGAGTACCTCTTCGACCTTCGTACCTTTATGAAGTTCCTGAAGATAAGATACCGCCTGGTGGACAAGAGCACTCCTTTTGACGAAATAACGATATGGGATATAAGTGAAGAGTTTTTCCAAAAAGTTAGACTCGAAGACCTTCACGCCTTTATCTCCTACGTGGATAAAGAGCGGCACAACAAGAACTACACCAAGGCCAGGAAGGTCGCTTCCATACGCTCTTTCTTTAGGTATTTGCATTCCAAGCGGAGGATTATAAGCGAGAACCCAGCTATAGAGCTAGAGTCTCCGAAGACAGGAACCAGGCACCCGGTCTACCTCACACTTGAGGAATCCCAGAGGCTCTTAGACTCTGTCGAGGGTAACAACAGCGAAAGAGACTACGCAATACTCACCCTCTTCCTCAACTGCGGCCTCCGTCTTTCGGAGCTTGTAAGCATAGATATAGACAAGATAAAAGGCGACATACTCACCGTAAGGGGAAAAGGCGACAAGGAGCGCACCATCTACTTGAACGAAGCCTGCTTAAGGGCCATAGAACTCTATATGGCAGTCCGCCCTATCGAGGACCTGAAAGACCCCAAGGCGCTATTCATAAGCAGACACAGGTCCAGGCTCAGCAACAAGACGGTTCAGCACCTAGTTAAAAAACAACTAAAAAAAGCCGGGCTCGACGAAGATAAATACTCCACGCACAAGCTCAGACATACAGCTGCAACTCTTATGTACAAATACGGAAACGTAGACATCCGGGCCCTTCAGCAGATACTCGGGCACGAAAATGTATCTACAACTCAAATCTACACCCACTTAGACGATGATAGGCTAAGGAAAGCAGTAAACAGTAACCCTCTATCCAAAAGATAGAGGGTTACTTTACATAATATTATTATGTTATATGAACTTCTCACTTCCATTTAAGACCCATTTATTTTTCTTAAGGTCAAGCGATTTTATATCGTTTTCTAGACCGAAGTAGCACGGAAGCTTGAAATCTTTTCCGCCAGCTCTTTCAAAAGCCTCTGCGAACCAATTCGATACAAGCTCAATTTCCTCATGCTCTATCTCTGGATGATTCGAGAAAATCTCCTGAAGGTCAAGGTCTTCGTCCACTTTGAATATTCCCGTCTTCTCCATAACCTTTTCGCTTCCGGCAAAACAGCTTTCACCGTATCCGCTGTAGACTTCCTCTCCGTTTATGTCCATGCAGTATACCATTATGTCGGTTCCATCCACTGTGTCTACAAGCACAAAATCCACGATGTCCACTTCCGGGCTGAATCTAAGCTCAAGCACCTCTTCAAGCTCTAGCTTAAGAGAAGTTCTCTTGCGTCCCAAATTATCCTCTATGTTTTTCAGATATCTTTCCTTGCTCAAAATCCTGCCCCCTTTAAAATTCTCCGCCTTCTATGGCCTTCACAGTAAGCCTGTCGGCTATATTGTAGTTGTCTTTTTCCACCACTATTCTTTCGAAAAAGTCGTATATGCTGTTCAGCTTTTCCTGAAGCTCCGAGTCCAGTTCGAATTCAGACATCATTTCATCGAACGCCCCCTTGTGAGCCCCCTTGTATATGTGAATAGGCATCTGGTCGTACTCTGAAGCTGTCATGTCAAGCCTGTAGTGGCACTCTAGCCTGAACTTCTGTATATACTTCAACATCAAGTCTTTATTAGTCATTTTATCCTCTCCTTGTAATAGTCTTAATTATAATGTAGCAAATAACGCTTATATTTTCAATATAAACAATACACAATGCACATAATAATATTATGTAAACTTAACTTTTCAAGCAGAGCTGGTCCAATAAGACCAGCTCCGTTCATTTTACTTTTTAGCACTCATTATTTCTTCAGCCATCTTTTCAGGAACTTCTTGGTACCTCAGATGGGACATCTCTAAATGACCTCTTCCATTTGCAAGTGTTCTCAGGTCTATGGAGTACTCCACGGCTTCTGACTGTGGTATTTCGGCCAGTATAAGCTGCAGCTTGCTGTCCTCAATAGGTTCTATTCCAAGCACCTGCCCTCTCTTTTTGCTCACATCGCCCATTACATCACCGGTTGAATCCTCTGGAACGTAGAGTTTTACAGACATCACAGGCTCTAATAGCTTAGCTCCAGCTTCTTTCAAGGCCTCTTTAAACGCCTGGTTGGCCGCAAGCCTGAAAGCCATTTCAGATGAGTCCACATTGTGGTAAGATCCATCGTAGAGCTTGGCCTTTATATTTATAACAGGATATCCTCCCAGCACTCCATTCCCCATAGAGTCTATAACACCCTGCTCTACAGATGGGATGTACTGTTTAGGGATGGCTCCGCCAGTTATCTCCGCTTCAAACTCAAACTGCTTGTCGGAAGGACCGAATATCATCTTTACATCCCCGTACTGCCCATGCCCTCCTGACTGCTTCTTATGCTTGTAGTGGATGTCTGCCGAGCCCGATATAGTCTCTTTGTACGGTATATCTAGCTTCTTCCTGCTTACGCTTATTCCGAACTGCTCTGAAAGTTTCTTTACGACAGAGTCAAGGTGCATCTCGCCTTGAACTCCTAGTACAAGCTGTCCTGTTTCGCTGCTTCTCTCCCAGGAAAGTGAAGGATTTTCTTCTGAAAGCCTTCTAAGCCCTTCGCTGATCTTGTCCTCGTCAAACTGAGATTTTGGCTCTATAGCCGCGAATAGCTGGGCCTTAGGAAATTCAAGCTTAGAAACCGGCTGAGCGTTCTTATCTGATGATATAGTGTCTCCAGTCTTCAGCGAGTCGCATTTCACCAGTGCAACTATATCACCTTCTCCCGCTCCCTCTATGTCTGAAAGAACATCTTGCGCATAAGTCATGACGCTTCCGCATTTCTCTTTATCACCTGTCCTTGCATTGTAGAATTCAGACCCCTTGGATAACTCGCCACTTTCGATCTTCACAAGCGATATTTTCTCCTGGAACTTGTCTGAATAAGTCTTGAAAACGTGTCCGCTGAATACGTCGCTTCCAGAAGAGACGCTCTCGACAGGTGACGGGAAGTAGTCCTTGGCAAGCCACATAAGCGTATGCACTCCGATATTCTTAAGAGACGCGCCGCAGAGCACAGGTATTACCTCGCCAGATATGACTGCATTCCGAAGACCCATGTGTACCTCGTCTCTGCTGAAGCTCTCTCCAGAAAAGTACTTTTCAAGCAGCGACTCGTCTGTTTCCGCCACAGACTCCATCAGCATCTCTTTTACGCTACTTATCTCATCGCCCATGTCGGCTGGAACCTCAACGGTGTAGCATCTACCTTCAGTAGGGTTGTACTCCCTCGCAAAGTCCTCCACCACATTGACATATCCCTTGAACTCTTCTTCACTGCCTATAGGCACGTGGAAAGGAGCTATCTTCTTGCCGTACCTCTCTCTAAGCTGGGAGAGAATCTTGTAGTAGTCGGCCTTCTCTGAGTCTATCTTGTTTACGAATATTATCTTAGGTATATTGTACTTATCTGTAAGCTCTAGGGCCCTGTCTGTTCCAGCCTCTATCTCGGAAGTCCCATCTACTATAACCACAGCTCCCGAAGACACCGACACTCCTGCCATGGCCTCCCCGTAGAAGTCAAGGTATCCCGGAGTATCTATGAAATTGTATTTGTGGTCCTTCCACTCCACAGAAAAGAGATTTATATCTGAAGTTATACTCGGAACGTTTTCCATATTCAGCTTTCCGCCTTTTCCTGAATTGTACAGTATCGCCTGGCAAAGCCTGCTCTTTCCTGATCCGCTGTGTCCGAGTAACGCTATATTTCTAATTTCACTGCTTTCGTATTTTCTCATCGTTTTGCCCCCTTGTAAGTGTTTAATACCTTTTTACCCACTAAAATTATGTAAAAACATCTCTCTCGAAAGTTTATAGCTCTGTATAGAGTTGATTTTTTAGACTAAAACCATTATAATTGTAGAAACGCAATACAGTTATTTTATGAAACGGGGGGTATAATTATGAGTTTTAAGTATATCAATAGAGTTCCTACACCAGAAGAGATTAAAGAAGCCACTCCTCTAAGTGAAAGTCTGCTTAAGGTGAAAGCCGAAAGAGACAAGATGATAAGAGACGTGTTCGAAGGCAAGAGCGACAAGTTTTTGCTTATAATAGGGCCTTGCTCTGCCGATAGAGAAGACGCGCTTTATGACTATGTCACAAGGCTTGCAAAGCTTCAAGAAGAGGTTAAAGACAAGATTATAATGGTTCCACGTATATACACAAACAAGCCTAGAACTACAGGCGAGGGATACAAGGGCATGATGCACCAGCCTAATCTCTCTGAAAAGCCGAATATCTCAGAGGGAATAAAGTCAATAAGGAGACTTCATATAAAGGCCATCCAGGAGTCTGGCCTTACAGCTGCCGACGAGATGCTCTACTCGGAGAACTATCCGTATGTAGAGGACCTGCTTTCTTACGTGGCCATAGGAGCTAGATCTGTAGAGAACCAGCAGCACAGGCTGACTGTAAGCGGAATGGATATACCGGGCGGAATGAAAAACCCTACTAGTGGCGACATCTCTGTTATGTTCAACTCCATAAAAGCGGCTCACATATCTCATACTTTCATCTACAATGGATGTGAGGTTGAGACTTCAGGAAATCCTCTAGCTCACGGAATCCTGAGAGGCTCTGTAAACCGCCATGGAGACTGCATACCTAATTACCACTACGAAGACCTTTCAGCAGTTGCAGAAGAGTATGCCAAGAGAGGCTATGTAAACCCAGCTATAATAGTGGATACAAACCACTCCAACTCCATGAAGAAGTACTCGGAGCAGCCTAGGATTGCAAAAGAGGTCATCTTCAGCAAAAACTACTCTAAAGACCTCAAGTCGCTTATAAAGGGACTTATGATAGAGAGCTATTTAGAAGAGGGTAGACAGGAGAACCAGGACATATACGGAAAGTCCATAACTGACCCTTGCCTAGGGTGGAAAGACTCAGAGAGACTCGTATACGATATAGCGGAGTCCCTGTAGTCTAAAGCACCAAATCAAGCGAATAGCTATAAAACACAAAGAGACAGGGAAATTAACCTGTCTCTTTGTGTTTTATATTTTTCTGAAAAGTCCAACCACTTTCCCGACTATAGTGACTTCTTTTGCCAGTATCGGGGCCATGTAGTCATTTTCAGGCTGAAGCCTTATATGGTCTTTCTCTTTGAAAAACCTTTTTACGGTGGCTTCGCTGCCTAAGAGCGCTACAACTATGTCTCCACTTTCGGCTGAGCTCTGGTGCTTCACAAGTATAAAGTCCTTGTCGTATATGCCGGCATTTATCATGCTGTCACCTTTGACCTTCAGCATAAAAGACTCTCCTTTAGGTACAAAGTCCACTGGCATAGGGAATACATCCTCTATATTTTCCGTGGCCAGCAGCGGCTCTCCTGCTGCCACCCTTCCAAGCACCGGTATGTCGATAGTCTCTTTCTTGTAGACAAAGCCTTCGTTTCCAGAGTCCATCACCTCTATGGTGCGAGGCTTAGAGGCATCTCTCTTTATATATCCCAATCCCTCCAGTTTCTCCAGATGAGAGTGAACTGTAGAGGTGGACTTTAGCCCAACCGCCACACATATCTCTCTTACAGAAGGTGGATAGCCCTTCTTGGATATCTCGCTCTTTATAAATTCAAGTATTGCGCTCTGCTTTGCAGAGAGGTCATCATACATAGTAAACCCTCCTATTCACGGATCGTTTTAACAATTATACCACAGAGAAACCTCCACATCAAACATATGTTCTAGTCTAGCTCCACCAGATTGTTTACATAGAGATTGTTCAGACTCTTCATTATGCCGAGTTTGCAGTGCTCGTAGGTAAGTCCCCCCTGGTAGTAGGCGTAGAAAGGCTCTCTTACAGGCCCGTCGGCGCTCAGCTCTATAGAGGAACCCTGCACAAACGCTCCTGCAGCCATTATGACCTCAGACTCGTAGCCAGGCATCTCCCCTGGTATAGGTGCGAAGTAGGAGTCCACAGGCGAGGCCGACTGTATCCCTTGACAGAACTTTACAAGCCTCTCCTCAGACCTGAACTCTATCCCCTGGATTATGTCGCTTCTCTTGTCTCCAAGCTTCGGAACAGTCTTGAATCCCAGTGATTCATATATAGAGGCCAAGAGAAGAGAGCCTTTAAGGGACTCAGTGACTATATGTGGAGCCAAGAAAAGCCCCTGAAGCACATTTCTGGTCATTCCGAAAGTGAGCCCGCATTCCTTCCCTATTCCAGGGGCTGTGGCCCTGTTGGCCACATACTCTATCAGCTCGGAAGTTCCAACTATATATCCTCCCGTGAGGGCTAGGCCTCCTCCTGGGTTCTTTATAAGAGACCCTGCCATTATATCTGCGCCGTGTTCGCTGGGCTCGGTGATCTCCATAAACTCACCGTAGCAATTGTCCACCATGCAGATTATATCTGGATTTATGGATTTAACCACAGCCATAGCCTCCGCAAGTTCCTCTACGGTAAAGGCATTCCTGTCGCTGTAGCCTGTAGACCTCTGAAGAGCCACCATCTTGGTGTCGCTTGAAACAAACTCCGGTATCCTCTTTAGGTCTATCTTCTTTTTCTCTGTAAGCTCCAGCTCCTTGTACTTCACCCCATAGTCTATAAGGGTCCCCTTCATGCCGCCTTTCGACCCTATCACTTTTTGGAGAGTGTCGTATGGGGCTCCCGTTATGTAGACAAGCTCATCTCCCGGAAACAGTATCCCTGAAAGCACCAGGTTTATGGCATGCGTGCCCGAAGCTATAGTGGGCCTCACAAGGGCATCTTCTGTCCTAAATATATTGGAGTAGACTTCCTCCACCTTCTCTCTGCCCACGTCGTCATAGCCATATCCTGTTGTCCATGAAAAGTGTGTGGAGTTCAGCTTGGCTCGCTGCATTCCCTCTATCACCTTGTATTGGTTGAACTCCTTTAGAGAGTCTATTTCCTTGAAAAACTTGCTCTCCACTATCTCTTGATGCTTCAGCACATATTCCACAACCGATTGATCTATGTCGAAGCCTTCGCTTAGTATTTTAGCTGTATCATTTATCATTTAAATTGCTGCCACCTTCCTATATAAATTCCACCGGGGAACTTGGATGTATTGTGAGAATCGCATGCTTGTAGACTATCTGTTGCTTGCCTTCGTTTTCCAGAAGTATTACATAGCTGTCGAAACCCTTCACATTCCCTTTAAGCTGATATCCATTAGAGAGATATACCGTTATAGGTGTATTCTCTTTTCTAACCTTGTTTAAAAAAGCATCTTGAAGATTTATAGACTGTTTCATTTTTAGCCCTCCCGCAGTTTTTTGTCGCAGATAGATATGGCTTCCCTTTTAAGTTCCTCTAGAGATTCGTAATCGTCTACCTGCATCCACACTATCCTCTTGTCGCGCCTAAACCAGGTCAGCTGGCGTTTGGCAAATCTCCTTGAGTTTCTCTTTAAAATCTCCACCATCTCGTCGTAGGTAGTAACTCCTCTTAGATATTCTACGACCTCCTTGTAGCCTATGGCCTTCATAGAGGTCATATCTGAATTATACCCATTTTCAAGCAGAGACTTCACCTCTTCCACAAGGCCATTTTCAAGCATTATATCGACCCTCTCGTTTATCCTCTCGTAGAGATGGCTTCTCTCCATATCTAGCCCTATAAACACTAGGTTGAACTCGTCGTTTTCTTCCCTGAAATTGGTATAGCTTTTAGACATAGGCTCCCCGGTGAGCTCGTACACCTCTAGCGCCCTGACTATGCGCTTTGTATCATTTAGATTCAGTCTTTCGGCGGTCTCAGGGTCCACCTCTTTGAGCTTTTCGTATATATATTCATTTCCGAACTCTTCGGCGCAGTCCATGTACTTCTTTCTGACCTCCATGTCGGAGCCAGAGTCTGCGAAGTCCAGCTTGTATACTATGGAGTTCACATAGAGCCCCGTTCCTCCTACTATAAGCGGTAGCTTCTCCCTTGAGTATACATCTCCCAAGCAGGCGTAAGTCATCTCCTTGAAATCTGAGACTGAAAACTCCTCGTCCGGAGCCACTACGTCCAGCAGATAGTGCGGAATGCTTTTCATCTCGTCAGCTTTTATCTTGGCAGTCCCTATGTCCATGCCTCTGTATATCTGCATTGAATCGGCAGAGATGATTTCTCCGCCGTAATGCTCCGCCAGCTCCACAGAAAGGGAAGTTTTTCCCACAGCCGTTGGACCCACTATCACCAATAAATTTTTCAAACAAATACCTCCTAGCTTCTCTTAAACTTTCGCTCTATTTCCGACTTTGTGAGCTTTATAACCGTAGGTCTTCCGTGAGGGCATGTCAGCGGATTCTCACATCTGCCAAGTTCCTCTATCAGTTTCTCTATCTCTATATGCTTCATGCTGTCGCCAGCTTTTACAGCCGAGGTGCAGGCGAGCTTCATCACCTTTTCCAGCTTCAGCTCGTACCCGCTCTTTACGCCAAACTCCAAACTGTCCAGTATGTCCAGAAACA
Encoded here:
- a CDS encoding 3-deoxy-7-phosphoheptulonate synthase produces the protein MSFKYINRVPTPEEIKEATPLSESLLKVKAERDKMIRDVFEGKSDKFLLIIGPCSADREDALYDYVTRLAKLQEEVKDKIIMVPRIYTNKPRTTGEGYKGMMHQPNLSEKPNISEGIKSIRRLHIKAIQESGLTAADEMLYSENYPYVEDLLSYVAIGARSVENQQHRLTVSGMDIPGGMKNPTSGDISVMFNSIKAAHISHTFIYNGCEVETSGNPLAHGILRGSVNRHGDCIPNYHYEDLSAVAEEYAKRGYVNPAIIVDTNHSNSMKKYSEQPRIAKEVIFSKNYSKDLKSLIKGLMIESYLEEGRQENQDIYGKSITDPCLGWKDSERLVYDIAESL
- a CDS encoding elongation factor G, producing the protein MRKYESSEIRNIALLGHSGSGKSRLCQAILYNSGKGGKLNMENVPSITSDINLFSVEWKDHKYNFIDTPGYLDFYGEAMAGVSVSSGAVVIVDGTSEIEAGTDRALELTDKYNIPKIIFVNKIDSEKADYYKILSQLRERYGKKIAPFHVPIGSEEEFKGYVNVVEDFAREYNPTEGRCYTVEVPADMGDEISSVKEMLMESVAETDESLLEKYFSGESFSRDEVHMGLRNAVISGEVIPVLCGASLKNIGVHTLMWLAKDYFPSPVESVSSGSDVFSGHVFKTYSDKFQEKISLVKIESGELSKGSEFYNARTGDKEKCGSVMTYAQDVLSDIEGAGEGDIVALVKCDSLKTGDTISSDKNAQPVSKLEFPKAQLFAAIEPKSQFDEDKISEGLRRLSEENPSLSWERSSETGQLVLGVQGEMHLDSVVKKLSEQFGISVSRKKLDIPYKETISGSADIHYKHKKQSGGHGQYGDVKMIFGPSDKQFEFEAEITGGAIPKQYIPSVEQGVIDSMGNGVLGGYPVINIKAKLYDGSYHNVDSSEMAFRLAANQAFKEALKEAGAKLLEPVMSVKLYVPEDSTGDVMGDVSKKRGQVLGIEPIEDSKLQLILAEIPQSEAVEYSIDLRTLANGRGHLEMSHLRYQEVPEKMAEEIMSAKK
- a CDS encoding aminotransferase class I/II-fold pyridoxal phosphate-dependent enzyme, whose amino-acid sequence is MINDTAKILSEGFDIDQSVVEYVLKHQEIVESKFFKEIDSLKEFNQYKVIEGMQRAKLNSTHFSWTTGYGYDDVGREKVEEVYSNIFRTEDALVRPTIASGTHAINLVLSGILFPGDELVYITGAPYDTLQKVIGSKGGMKGTLIDYGVKYKELELTEKKKIDLKRIPEFVSSDTKMVALQRSTGYSDRNAFTVEELAEAMAVVKSINPDIICMVDNCYGEFMEITEPSEHGADIMAGSLIKNPGGGLALTGGYIVGTSELIEYVANRATAPGIGKECGLTFGMTRNVLQGLFLAPHIVTESLKGSLLLASIYESLGFKTVPKLGDKRSDIIQGIEFRSEERLVKFCQGIQSASPVDSYFAPIPGEMPGYESEVIMAAGAFVQGSSIELSADGPVREPFYAYYQGGLTYEHCKLGIMKSLNNLYVNNLVELD
- a CDS encoding tyrosine recombinase XerC, producing the protein MNEYDIPLVLEDFLNYIETIKGKSENTAKEYLFDLRTFMKFLKIRYRLVDKSTPFDEITIWDISEEFFQKVRLEDLHAFISYVDKERHNKNYTKARKVASIRSFFRYLHSKRRIISENPAIELESPKTGTRHPVYLTLEESQRLLDSVEGNNSERDYAILTLFLNCGLRLSELVSIDIDKIKGDILTVRGKGDKERTIYLNEACLRAIELYMAVRPIEDLKDPKALFISRHRSRLSNKTVQHLVKKQLKKAGLDEDKYSTHKLRHTAATLMYKYGNVDIRALQQILGHENVSTTQIYTHLDDDRLRKAVNSNPLSKR
- the lexA gene encoding transcriptional repressor LexA, yielding MYDDLSAKQSAILEFIKSEISKKGYPPSVREICVAVGLKSTSTVHSHLEKLEGLGYIKRDASKPRTIEVMDSGNEGFVYKKETIDIPVLGRVAAGEPLLATENIEDVFPMPVDFVPKGESFMLKVKGDSMINAGIYDKDFILVKHQSSAESGDIVVALLGSEATVKRFFKEKDHIRLQPENDYMAPILAKEVTIVGKVVGLFRKI